In a single window of the Streptacidiphilus sp. P02-A3a genome:
- a CDS encoding NADP-dependent oxidoreductase, whose amino-acid sequence MKAISQNTYGGTEVLREVELDRPTPGPSEVLVRVRAAGMNPTDWKHRTFSGLVGKLPLVLGWDVSGVVESVGFGVTLHKVGDEVFGMLPYPHGVGSFAEYVVAPARALVRKPEGIDHVQAAAIPLAALTAWQGLVDVADVQPGQRVLIHAAAGGVGHLAVQIAKQLGAHVIGTASAPKHGLLRELGAEELIDYRTEDFTAIDPVDVVFDAIGGETATRSLKALKPGGKLVSIAVSSFPADLPEQAAALGVDTYAMLVEADQAGMRAISDLVTAGRLRAVIEADYPLAQAAKGHELGDTGRVTGKIVLTVS is encoded by the coding sequence ATGAAGGCAATCAGCCAGAACACGTACGGCGGCACCGAGGTTCTGCGGGAGGTCGAGCTCGACCGCCCGACGCCCGGCCCGTCCGAGGTACTCGTCCGCGTCCGCGCGGCGGGCATGAACCCGACCGACTGGAAGCACCGCACGTTCAGCGGCCTCGTCGGCAAGCTGCCGCTGGTGCTCGGCTGGGACGTCTCGGGGGTGGTGGAGTCGGTCGGCTTCGGCGTGACGCTGCACAAGGTCGGCGACGAGGTCTTCGGCATGCTCCCGTACCCGCACGGCGTCGGTTCGTTCGCCGAGTACGTGGTCGCCCCGGCGCGCGCCCTGGTCCGCAAGCCGGAGGGCATCGACCACGTCCAGGCCGCCGCGATCCCGCTGGCCGCGCTGACCGCGTGGCAGGGCCTGGTGGACGTGGCGGACGTCCAGCCCGGCCAGCGGGTGCTGATCCACGCCGCCGCGGGCGGCGTCGGCCACCTCGCCGTCCAGATCGCCAAGCAGCTCGGCGCGCACGTGATCGGCACGGCCAGCGCCCCGAAGCACGGGCTGCTGCGCGAACTCGGCGCGGAAGAACTGATCGACTACCGGACCGAGGACTTCACCGCGATCGACCCGGTCGACGTGGTCTTCGACGCGATCGGCGGCGAGACCGCCACCCGCTCGCTGAAGGCCCTGAAGCCCGGCGGAAAGCTGGTCTCGATCGCGGTCAGCTCCTTCCCGGCGGACCTGCCGGAGCAGGCCGCCGCGCTCGGCGTCGACACCTACGCGATGCTGGTCGAGGCCGACCAGGCCGGTATGCGCGCCATCAGCGACCTGGTCACCGCGGGCAGGCTCCGCGCGGTGATCGAGGCCGACTACCCGCTGGCGCAGGCCGCCAAGGGCCACGAACTGGGCGACACCGGCCGCGTCACCGGCAAGATCGTCCTCACCGTCTCCTGA
- a CDS encoding GlxA family transcriptional regulator — protein sequence MQPIHRVVVLALDGVIPFELSLASRLLGTAEDADGRPLYEVVTCSVDGKPVRTGADFAITVERDASALAEADTVVIPASESFADIVDRDALPRRTAEALALIRPEARIVGICIATFLLAAADLLDGRTAATHWFHAARFQRSYPQVELAPDVLFVDSGRVLTSAGAASGIDLLLHLIRSDHGSAVANHVARRCVVPPQREGGQAQYVERPLPQRSDAGTSATRAWVLDRLHEPLQLADLADHAGMSRRTFTRRFRAEVGLSPGQWLTQQRVDLARQLLESSDLPVNRIAERVGFAAGATLRQHLHAAIGVSPGAYRRTFRT from the coding sequence ATGCAGCCCATCCACAGAGTCGTCGTCCTCGCGCTGGACGGGGTGATCCCGTTCGAACTGAGCCTGGCGTCGCGGCTGCTCGGCACCGCCGAGGACGCCGACGGCCGCCCCCTCTACGAGGTGGTCACCTGCTCGGTCGACGGAAAGCCGGTCCGCACCGGGGCCGACTTCGCGATCACCGTCGAGCGCGACGCCTCCGCCCTGGCCGAGGCCGACACGGTGGTGATCCCCGCGTCCGAGAGCTTCGCCGACATCGTCGACCGGGACGCCCTGCCGCGCCGGACCGCCGAGGCGCTGGCCCTGATCAGGCCCGAGGCCCGGATCGTGGGCATCTGCATCGCCACCTTCCTGCTGGCGGCGGCGGACCTGCTCGACGGCCGGACCGCGGCCACCCACTGGTTTCACGCCGCCCGCTTCCAGCGCTCCTACCCGCAGGTCGAACTCGCCCCGGACGTGCTGTTCGTGGACTCGGGCCGGGTACTCACCTCGGCCGGCGCGGCCTCCGGTATCGACCTGCTGCTGCACCTGATCCGCTCGGACCACGGCAGCGCCGTCGCCAACCACGTGGCCCGCCGCTGCGTCGTCCCCCCGCAGCGGGAGGGCGGCCAGGCCCAGTACGTCGAGCGGCCGCTGCCGCAGCGCTCGGACGCCGGGACCTCCGCGACCCGAGCCTGGGTCCTGGACCGGCTGCACGAGCCGCTGCAACTCGCCGACCTGGCCGACCACGCGGGCATGAGCCGCCGCACCTTCACCCGCCGCTTCCGGGCCGAGGTCGGCCTGAGCCCCGGCCAGTGGCTCACCCAGCAGCGGGTCGACCTGGCCCGCCAACTCCTGGAGAGCAGCGACCTGCCGGTCAACCGCATCGCCGAACGCGTCGGCTTCGCGGCGGGCGCCACCCTCCGCCAACACCTCCACGCCGCGATCGGCGTCTCCCCCGGCGCCTACCGCCGCACCTTCCGAACCTGA
- a CDS encoding caspase family protein, whose product MAVEDYGSYSKDWNVTGPYAGARSFRDWLIGRGVPAGNITFLGRPLPESRGIAPNEPEAGSPADGGLLNGTSLQVFFGEVLPDIDAELLWVFWAGHGITDGEQRHQLLLPADGRKGLETVDARELRDTLISTEWGMKSGTHLSRVAMVIDACQNNLPPTDKGLKTWPVSVRSKDMRSTARPFFTSFSCGPDQKAYTGTNRTHLAATLMEYLDANPSLLPHPQHMMGHIDLAFAKRSEAQAQTPSWEILNWGEPVGTGVFELTPTEEECALALQFRPGLDDREKRRRCVEELENRGVAVTADHQGEPPSPEQLVAAAGRVRHGLPTLVDLLCSPQWRDDEHERLDLAGDLGKAVSLIHEDEFLTVAEYDTLLPLLDRAGDTLEQVARFGRSWSEHLRGMPVTAQAVTRKLEAAGALRGRLPLLLGFTALLAALTGSVPPDEGQDAVPDGPLQTWWLGVAARLGYGDRLLRDERAKAAEDASRLQQTPGGWLLVEVQTTCPEAVPGHPNRYDSRAWYFDVEGTHQQVFNGSGWTDWQHSLEAAVADHVDENLSGIEFLLPQSQLELQVERLAVEYRGRSNVLLGHVHPVVVRCGDRETSPARQAQWQDNWKHCSQDHDGAPWLVKDGAALKELTKGLTGHQGCVELTGTAKDFSAALAVCLREGSPIISWNRCTGDIRPLQSLEPIHGRAPSSLPAALHDWRRAGPSSGSDDVVLLWDNPDRRTQRPRLRSPRRRNR is encoded by the coding sequence GTGGCCGTTGAGGACTACGGGTCGTACAGCAAGGACTGGAATGTCACCGGCCCGTACGCGGGCGCCCGCTCCTTCCGGGACTGGCTGATCGGACGAGGTGTACCCGCAGGCAACATCACGTTTCTGGGACGACCGCTCCCGGAGAGCCGGGGGATTGCTCCCAACGAGCCCGAAGCGGGGAGCCCAGCCGATGGCGGGCTGCTGAACGGGACCTCGCTGCAAGTCTTCTTCGGGGAGGTGCTGCCGGACATCGACGCCGAGTTGCTGTGGGTTTTCTGGGCCGGACACGGCATTACCGACGGCGAGCAACGCCACCAGCTGCTCCTGCCCGCCGACGGCAGGAAAGGACTGGAAACAGTCGACGCCCGCGAGCTCAGGGACACGCTGATTTCCACGGAGTGGGGAATGAAGAGCGGCACCCACCTGTCGCGAGTGGCCATGGTGATCGACGCCTGCCAGAACAATCTGCCACCGACCGACAAGGGCCTGAAAACCTGGCCGGTTTCAGTCCGTAGCAAGGACATGCGGAGCACCGCCCGGCCGTTCTTCACGTCGTTCTCCTGCGGGCCCGACCAGAAGGCCTACACCGGGACGAACAGGACCCATCTCGCCGCGACGCTCATGGAGTATCTGGACGCCAACCCGTCGCTCCTGCCCCATCCTCAGCACATGATGGGCCACATCGACCTGGCCTTCGCCAAACGGTCCGAAGCACAGGCGCAGACCCCGAGCTGGGAAATCCTCAACTGGGGGGAACCGGTCGGAACTGGAGTCTTCGAACTGACGCCGACAGAGGAGGAGTGCGCCCTGGCCCTCCAGTTCCGGCCCGGTCTCGACGACCGTGAGAAGCGGCGGCGGTGCGTCGAGGAGCTGGAGAACCGCGGTGTGGCGGTCACCGCGGACCACCAAGGCGAGCCGCCCAGTCCCGAACAGCTGGTCGCGGCCGCGGGCCGGGTCCGGCACGGTCTGCCGACCCTGGTCGACCTGCTCTGCTCCCCGCAGTGGCGGGACGACGAGCACGAGCGCCTCGATCTCGCGGGCGACCTCGGCAAAGCCGTCAGCCTCATCCACGAGGACGAGTTCCTGACGGTGGCGGAGTACGACACGCTGCTGCCACTTCTCGACCGGGCGGGGGACACGCTGGAGCAGGTCGCACGGTTCGGGCGCAGCTGGAGCGAGCACCTGCGCGGCATGCCCGTCACCGCACAGGCGGTGACGCGGAAGCTGGAGGCAGCCGGCGCCCTCAGGGGACGGCTGCCGCTGCTCCTGGGGTTCACCGCACTCCTGGCGGCCCTCACCGGGTCCGTTCCTCCGGACGAGGGACAAGACGCCGTTCCGGATGGGCCGTTGCAGACCTGGTGGCTCGGCGTCGCGGCCCGGCTGGGCTACGGTGACCGACTGCTGCGGGACGAGCGGGCCAAGGCAGCCGAGGACGCGTCAAGGCTTCAGCAGACCCCGGGGGGTTGGCTCCTGGTAGAGGTGCAGACAACCTGCCCCGAGGCGGTTCCTGGACACCCGAACCGCTATGACAGCCGGGCCTGGTACTTCGATGTCGAGGGCACACACCAGCAGGTCTTCAACGGGTCCGGGTGGACGGACTGGCAGCATTCTCTTGAGGCGGCGGTGGCCGACCACGTCGACGAGAATCTCAGCGGAATCGAATTCCTGCTGCCGCAGAGCCAGTTGGAACTACAGGTCGAACGTCTGGCAGTGGAGTACCGAGGGAGGTCCAACGTGCTGCTCGGACATGTCCACCCGGTCGTCGTGCGATGCGGCGACCGGGAGACAAGTCCGGCCCGACAGGCACAGTGGCAGGACAACTGGAAGCACTGTTCCCAGGACCACGACGGCGCGCCTTGGCTGGTCAAGGACGGCGCCGCCCTGAAGGAGCTCACGAAAGGCCTGACCGGTCACCAGGGATGCGTGGAGCTCACCGGGACCGCGAAGGACTTCAGCGCCGCCCTCGCGGTGTGCCTCCGGGAGGGCAGCCCCATCATCTCGTGGAACCGGTGCACCGGGGACATCCGCCCCCTCCAGAGCCTTGAACCCATCCACGGCCGCGCTCCCTCCAGTCTCCCCGCGGCGCTCCACGACTGGCGTCGCGCGGGGCCGAGCTCCGGCTCCGACGACGTCGTACTGCTCTGGGACAACCCCGACCGCCGTACCCAACGCCCCAGACTGCGCTCACCACGAAGAAGGAACAGATGA
- a CDS encoding MoxR family ATPase — MTDEDRTWELFGDGEAPPTPRKLPPGPPWRRFGRQSLPRAPYVIRQEDAAVVNTALHLRRPLLVTGFPGVGKSSLAHEIARQLGLGEVLVWPVNSRSTLNDALYRYDAVGRLRDVGLATSKRARAGGEAGGQEVGDDAKQAVENYITLGPLGTALAAKPGRPRVLLIDELDKSDLDLPNDLLVAFEDGAFEIPELSRLAVSDDEVAEVGLIGGPQAIDPARGSSDDVRSGQPVPAASRNRGTVVGGWVTCEEFPVIVITSNGERDFPPAFLRRVVRLNLPDPSRDYLRKIVEAQFAGPLADADDTTKRELDELVDRFSAAAQDGNLATDQLLNAIHLRLSQVPLDVNVLSAILSSLDDTEAGGFTLSSTDSSPTAHGHRT, encoded by the coding sequence ATGACCGACGAGGACCGCACCTGGGAGCTCTTCGGCGACGGCGAAGCGCCGCCGACGCCCCGAAAGCTGCCGCCGGGGCCGCCATGGCGCCGCTTCGGTCGGCAGTCCCTGCCCCGTGCCCCCTACGTGATCCGCCAAGAGGACGCGGCCGTGGTCAACACGGCCCTGCACCTGCGTCGGCCGCTCCTGGTGACGGGCTTCCCCGGTGTGGGCAAGTCGTCCCTGGCCCATGAGATCGCCCGCCAGTTGGGGCTGGGTGAGGTCCTGGTCTGGCCGGTCAACTCCCGTTCCACGCTCAACGACGCGCTGTACCGCTACGACGCGGTCGGGCGCCTGCGGGACGTGGGCCTGGCCACCAGCAAGCGTGCCCGGGCCGGCGGTGAGGCGGGAGGCCAGGAAGTGGGCGACGACGCGAAGCAGGCGGTGGAGAACTACATCACCCTCGGCCCGCTGGGGACAGCCCTGGCGGCCAAGCCGGGCAGGCCTCGGGTCCTGCTCATCGACGAGTTGGACAAGAGCGACCTCGACCTGCCCAACGACCTGCTCGTTGCCTTCGAGGACGGCGCTTTCGAGATCCCCGAGCTCAGCCGATTGGCGGTGAGCGATGACGAGGTCGCCGAAGTCGGTCTCATCGGCGGGCCGCAGGCCATCGACCCGGCCAGGGGCAGCTCCGACGATGTGCGTTCCGGTCAGCCGGTCCCCGCGGCCTCCAGGAACCGAGGGACGGTGGTCGGTGGCTGGGTCACCTGCGAGGAGTTCCCAGTCATTGTGATCACCAGCAACGGCGAGCGCGACTTCCCCCCGGCCTTCCTGCGTCGCGTCGTCCGCCTCAACCTGCCCGACCCCAGCCGGGACTACCTGCGGAAGATCGTCGAAGCCCAGTTCGCCGGTCCGCTGGCCGATGCGGATGACACGACCAAGCGCGAACTGGACGAGCTCGTCGACAGGTTCAGCGCCGCCGCGCAGGACGGGAACCTGGCCACCGACCAGCTCCTCAATGCCATCCACCTCCGGCTCAGCCAAGTACCGCTCGACGTCAACGTCTTGAGTGCCATCCTCAGTTCTCTCGACGACACCGAGGCAGGGGGGTTCACCCTGTCGTCGACGGACTCCTCCCCCACGGCACACGGCCACCGCACATGA
- a CDS encoding SAV_2336 N-terminal domain-related protein, which produces MIARLGEVLAEALRACGYDPSPRELTEILWLAGQLPPAARPEVPAEEEPADAAVTAVASEPPQQQPPAAATPPAPRDDVRTVETRPIYSAANRTAASDGPRASSIRLPVPSALPRSRELSKALRSLRSNVASRTTFEIDIAATVASLASGMPDVLLQPIREPRFDLTLIVDDGESMAIWYDTARELRTALYQLHAFRRTRFLGLNTDLDDGSLSLTTEPFRLHAPAISPAAAVEAGERSLVVVLTDGVGLAWHSGAALNLLSSWARRSPVAVWHLLPEALWPDTALSAARRRTTAPRPGVANRKLTVRAPRIRTRHDRTIQLPLPVVDIGAGTATAAWARLIGAPSGEVILPLMDAVPPVAEHGTIDDEEWPATEVPALELLDGFLGSATPLARRLAAHLACVPPITVPLMRLVQQSAAPEAALSHLAEVFLSGLLQPTTATGAPAPPAEETPWGQRYYAFLPEVVDPLRELIPRSAEHGTSTLVSRHLRRINQSRDAALALISDPRGTTAYTPQAPELAWSDLQSTTSAPSDADVPFEAPSIIEGPEGMGGAAVAEEGPVPVGFIIGIALGKGLRIRAAATLLRQSGYPVPEPTALPDLVPESPDVVVLSLHLDGSLWADPGHQWLDVNEPVTMGHVLAAAASTGQSARHLAERLGELGYRTPSPTKLPADPPEKSDRMLISRDLDEAEPWLDANEPVKVGQVLSAAVKTGQSAQRVAERLRELGYDTPDPAQLPEVAPEEADLILINLDLHSVGARLDPGEPTPMGHVLAAAVRTGQSAQRVAERLRELGYDAPDPAQLPDVLPEEADQTLISQDLDAVPPWLDASRPVRVGHALAAAIVTEQSAQRVAERLRELGYDAPDPAQLPDVVPDEADQTLISQDLDAVPPWLDASEPVPVGHALTAAIVTDQTAQRVAERLRELGYHTTASAQLPDIVPEEDDRILISRRLDGMSRWIDPAEPVTVEHLLTAAIVTGRSARAAAERLRELGYHTTALAQLPDIVPEEDDRILISRRLDGMSRWIDPAEPVTVEHLLTAAIVTGRSARATAERLRELGYHTPDPAHLPDIAPEYDDQILISRYLHRGPLEDPTEAGPEWLDAGDPVAMGHVSAAAIVTEQSARTVAERLRELGYQTPDPAGLPDTPPADADRTLISRDLDAVGPWLDASEAVTVAHVLAAATAIQQSARAVAERLRELGFQTKHPAQLSDVIPEDDDRILISRYLDGYALEDLDADWLDAREPVPKGHVLAAAIVTGRPALAVANRLNELGYRTPAGVRWPDFSPEDVDRTLISLDLDAVGPWLDATDPVTVGHVLAAARKTGWSAHRVGERLHLLGYSPPASVILPDAIDK; this is translated from the coding sequence ATGATCGCCCGGCTCGGTGAGGTGCTCGCGGAGGCGCTGCGTGCCTGCGGGTACGACCCCTCGCCCCGTGAACTCACCGAGATCCTCTGGCTGGCCGGGCAGCTCCCCCCTGCCGCCCGGCCAGAGGTCCCCGCGGAGGAGGAGCCGGCAGACGCCGCCGTGACCGCCGTGGCATCGGAGCCGCCCCAGCAGCAACCCCCGGCCGCGGCCACGCCCCCCGCACCGCGGGACGATGTCCGCACCGTCGAGACCCGGCCGATCTACTCCGCGGCCAACCGGACCGCGGCGTCCGACGGCCCACGGGCGTCGTCCATCCGGCTTCCCGTGCCGAGCGCGCTGCCCCGGTCGCGCGAGCTGTCGAAGGCCCTGCGCTCGCTGCGCTCCAACGTCGCCTCACGCACGACCTTCGAGATCGACATCGCCGCCACGGTCGCCTCCCTCGCCAGTGGCATGCCGGACGTGCTGCTGCAACCGATCCGCGAGCCCCGGTTCGACCTCACCCTCATCGTGGACGACGGTGAGTCGATGGCGATCTGGTACGACACCGCCCGTGAACTGCGCACAGCTCTCTACCAGTTGCACGCCTTCCGGCGCACGCGCTTCCTGGGCCTGAACACCGATCTGGACGACGGCTCCCTGAGCCTGACGACCGAGCCGTTCCGTCTCCACGCACCCGCCATATCCCCCGCGGCCGCGGTGGAAGCCGGTGAACGCTCGCTCGTCGTCGTGCTGACCGACGGGGTCGGCCTGGCCTGGCATTCCGGGGCAGCCCTCAACCTGCTCTCCTCGTGGGCCCGCCGAAGCCCGGTGGCCGTCTGGCACCTGCTGCCGGAGGCGCTCTGGCCGGACACCGCCTTGTCCGCCGCCCGCCGAAGGACCACGGCCCCACGCCCTGGCGTCGCCAACCGCAAGCTCACCGTGCGGGCGCCCCGGATCCGCACCCGGCACGACCGAACGATCCAACTCCCGCTCCCTGTGGTGGACATCGGCGCCGGTACCGCCACTGCGGCCTGGGCCCGCCTGATCGGCGCACCCTCGGGCGAGGTGATCCTCCCGCTGATGGACGCCGTTCCGCCCGTCGCGGAGCACGGGACGATCGACGACGAGGAGTGGCCCGCCACCGAGGTCCCGGCACTGGAACTCCTGGACGGCTTCCTCGGCTCGGCCACCCCGCTGGCCCGAAGGCTGGCCGCCCATCTGGCCTGTGTCCCACCGATCACCGTCCCCCTCATGCGGCTGGTCCAACAGTCAGCCGCACCGGAGGCGGCTCTTTCGCACCTGGCCGAGGTATTCCTGTCCGGGCTGCTCCAGCCGACGACAGCCACCGGGGCACCCGCGCCACCGGCCGAGGAGACGCCTTGGGGACAGCGCTACTACGCCTTCCTGCCTGAGGTCGTCGACCCGCTACGCGAACTGATCCCCCGCTCGGCCGAACATGGCACCAGCACCCTGGTCTCGCGCCACCTGCGCCGGATCAACCAGTCGCGCGACGCGGCCCTTGCCCTGATTAGTGACCCCAGGGGCACGACCGCGTACACCCCGCAAGCGCCCGAACTGGCCTGGTCCGATCTGCAGTCGACCACCTCCGCGCCATCCGATGCCGACGTGCCGTTCGAGGCGCCGTCGATCATCGAGGGACCTGAGGGCATGGGAGGGGCCGCGGTCGCCGAGGAAGGGCCGGTACCTGTCGGCTTCATTATCGGAATCGCGCTGGGAAAGGGGCTGCGCATTCGGGCAGCGGCCACGTTGCTGCGCCAGTCCGGCTATCCGGTCCCGGAGCCGACCGCGCTGCCCGACCTCGTGCCCGAATCCCCGGATGTCGTTGTCCTCAGCCTGCACCTCGACGGAAGCCTGTGGGCCGACCCCGGCCACCAGTGGCTCGACGTGAACGAGCCGGTGACGATGGGGCATGTGCTGGCAGCCGCGGCGAGCACGGGACAGTCCGCACGACACCTCGCCGAACGCCTGGGCGAACTGGGCTACCGGACGCCCAGCCCGACGAAGTTGCCAGCAGACCCACCGGAGAAGTCGGACCGGATGCTGATCAGCCGGGACCTTGACGAGGCCGAGCCCTGGCTCGACGCGAACGAGCCGGTGAAGGTGGGGCAGGTGCTGTCAGCCGCGGTGAAGACGGGGCAGTCCGCCCAGCGGGTCGCCGAACGCCTGCGTGAACTGGGCTACGACACACCCGACCCAGCACAGCTGCCCGAGGTCGCACCCGAGGAGGCCGACCTCATCCTGATCAACCTGGACCTCCACTCGGTGGGTGCGCGGCTCGATCCGGGCGAGCCGACTCCGATGGGGCATGTGCTGGCAGCCGCGGTGAGGACGGGGCAGTCCGCCCAGCGGGTCGCCGAACGCCTGCGCGAACTGGGCTACGACGCACCCGACCCGGCACAGCTGCCCGACGTCCTACCCGAGGAGGCCGACCAGACACTGATCAGCCAGGACCTCGACGCGGTGCCCCCCTGGCTCGACGCGAGCAGACCAGTGCGGGTGGGGCATGCGCTGGCAGCCGCGATCGTGACCGAACAGTCCGCGCAGCGGGTCGCCGAGCGCCTGCGCGAACTGGGCTACGACGCACCCGACCCGGCACAGCTGCCCGACGTCGTACCCGATGAGGCCGACCAGACACTGATCAGCCAGGACCTCGACGCGGTGCCCCCCTGGCTCGACGCGAGCGAACCAGTGCCGGTGGGGCATGCGCTGACTGCCGCGATCGTGACCGATCAGACCGCGCAGCGGGTCGCCGAGCGCCTGCGCGAACTGGGCTACCACACAACTGCTTCGGCGCAGCTGCCCGATATCGTGCCGGAGGAGGACGACCGCATCCTGATCAGCCGTCGCCTCGACGGAATGAGCAGGTGGATCGACCCGGCCGAACCAGTGACGGTAGAACACCTGCTGACTGCCGCGATCGTGACCGGACGATCCGCACGCGCAGCCGCCGAGCGCCTGCGCGAACTGGGCTACCACACAACTGCTTTGGCGCAGCTGCCCGATATCGTGCCGGAGGAGGACGACCGCATCCTGATCAGCCGTCGCCTCGACGGAATGAGCAGGTGGATCGACCCGGCCGAACCAGTGACGGTAGAACACCTGCTGACTGCCGCGATCGTGACCGGACGATCCGCACGCGCGACCGCCGAGCGCCTGCGCGAACTGGGCTACCACACACCCGACCCAGCACACCTGCCCGATATCGCACCAGAGTACGACGACCAGATCCTGATCAGCCGGTACCTCCACAGAGGTCCCCTGGAGGATCCGACAGAGGCCGGTCCCGAGTGGCTCGACGCGGGCGATCCGGTGGCGATGGGACACGTGTCGGCGGCCGCGATCGTGACTGAGCAGTCCGCACGCACGGTCGCCGAACGCCTGCGAGAACTCGGTTACCAGACGCCCGACCCGGCAGGCCTACCGGACACCCCCCCGGCGGACGCCGATCGAACCCTCATCAGCCGAGACCTCGACGCGGTGGGGCCGTGGCTCGACGCGAGCGAGGCGGTGACCGTAGCGCATGTACTGGCAGCCGCGACCGCGATCCAACAGTCCGCACGCGCGGTCGCCGAGCGCCTGCGCGAACTCGGCTTCCAGACAAAGCACCCGGCACAGTTGTCCGATGTCATACCAGAGGACGACGACCGAATCCTGATCAGCCGATACCTCGACGGATACGCCCTGGAGGATCTCGATGCGGATTGGCTCGATGCACGCGAGCCGGTGCCAAAGGGGCATGTGCTGGCGGCCGCGATCGTGACCGGCCGGCCCGCCCTGGCCGTCGCCAACCGCCTGAACGAGCTGGGCTACCGCACCCCCGCCGGGGTGCGGTGGCCGGACTTCTCTCCGGAGGACGTCGATCGGACCCTGATCAGCCTGGACCTCGACGCAGTGGGGCCGTGGCTCGACGCCACCGATCCGGTGACGGTGGGACATGTACTGGCAGCCGCGCGGAAGACGGGATGGTCCGCGCATCGCGTCGGCGAACGCCTACACCTGTTGGGATACTCCCCTCCCGCCTCGGTCATCCTGCCGGACGCCATCGACAAGTGA
- a CDS encoding helix-turn-helix transcriptional regulator translates to MTSGQGRQQSELAQFLRAARARVQPADVGLPSVGSRRTPGLRRQEVAQLAAVSIDWYIRLEQGRVGTPGTGVLDSVAAALRMSPTEREHLHLVARGQRPPATHVPAPVGRSLLALLDGMPLLPAYVVDFRFGILARNGAAAALFGEEFGSPGADNAARMIFTDPAVRAAQLDWVRIARETVGNLRANLARHRDDPQLNALIGELRSASAEFAAWWGDHTVQERVHGVKRIQHAAVGELTVCYDVMAALDGSDQRLAVLTPADGAAEQALRSLIAARARSLTRPGLSAIVA, encoded by the coding sequence ATGACGAGCGGACAGGGACGGCAGCAGAGCGAACTGGCGCAGTTCCTGCGCGCGGCGCGGGCCCGGGTGCAACCGGCGGACGTCGGCCTGCCCAGCGTCGGCAGCCGCCGCACGCCCGGGCTGCGCCGCCAGGAGGTGGCGCAGCTGGCGGCCGTCAGCATCGACTGGTACATCCGGCTGGAACAGGGCCGGGTCGGGACCCCCGGGACCGGCGTGCTGGACAGCGTGGCGGCGGCGCTGCGCATGTCGCCGACCGAGCGGGAGCACCTGCACCTGGTCGCGCGCGGCCAGCGACCACCCGCGACGCACGTCCCGGCACCGGTGGGCCGCTCGCTGCTGGCGCTGCTGGACGGCATGCCGCTGCTCCCGGCCTACGTGGTCGACTTCCGCTTCGGCATCCTGGCCCGCAACGGCGCGGCCGCCGCCCTGTTCGGCGAGGAGTTCGGGTCACCGGGCGCTGACAACGCCGCCCGGATGATCTTCACCGATCCAGCTGTGCGCGCGGCGCAGTTGGACTGGGTGCGGATCGCCCGCGAGACGGTCGGCAATCTGCGTGCCAACCTCGCCCGGCACCGCGACGACCCGCAACTGAACGCGCTGATCGGCGAACTGCGCTCGGCCAGTGCGGAGTTCGCGGCCTGGTGGGGGGACCACACGGTGCAGGAGCGGGTGCACGGGGTCAAGCGCATCCAGCACGCCGCCGTCGGCGAACTGACCGTCTGCTACGACGTCATGGCCGCGTTGGACGGTTCGGACCAGCGGCTGGCCGTGTTGACCCCGGCCGACGGGGCGGCCGAGCAGGCGCTGCGCTCGCTGATCGCCGCCCGAGCCAGGTCCCTGACCCGGCCGGGCCTTTCCGCCATCGTCGCCTGA